From a region of the Odocoileus virginianus isolate 20LAN1187 ecotype Illinois unplaced genomic scaffold, Ovbor_1.2 Unplaced_Contig_5, whole genome shotgun sequence genome:
- the LOC110150289 gene encoding olfactory receptor 9S13-like, which yields MSPHRDGNLSEMPLQEFVLEGFEGGPQTQALLFTLFLALYVVAVLGNLTMIVLITLDARLHSPMYFFLKNLSFLDLCYSSVIAPKALVNFLSSSKVITFAGCATQFFFFSMMGTTETLLLAVMSYDRFVAVCSPLHYPISMRPSVCARLVLGSYCGGCLNSGVQTILTFSLPFCSSNHINHFFCDVIPLLQLTCTSTAVNELVLFAVCGLIIVGTTLVVLISYGYITGTILRMRSGGGRHKLFSTCGSHMTAVSLFYGILFVMYAQPGAVESMEQGKVVSVFYTLVIPMLNPLIYSLRNKDVKDALWRLGQKHTAT from the coding sequence ATGTCACCCCACAGAGATGGAAACCTCTCAGAGATGCCTCTGCAGGAGTTCGTGCTGGAGGGATTTGAGGGAGGTCCGCAGACCCAGGCCCTGCTCTTCACCCTGTTCCTGGCCCTGTATGTGGTGGCCGTCCTGGGGAACCTCACCATGATCGTGCTCATCACCCTGGATGCCCGTCTGCACTCCccaatgtacttcttcctcaagAACCTCTCCTTCCTGGACCTGTGCTACTCATCTGTCATCGCCCCCAAGGCCCTGGTCAACTTCCTGTCCTCCTCCAAGGTCATCACCTTTGCAGGATGTGCCACCcagttcttcttcttctccaTGATGGGCACCACTGAGACTCTCCTCTTGGCCGTGATGTCCTATGACCGCTTCGTGGCCGTCTGCAGCCCCCTGCACTACCCCATCTCCATGCGCCCCTCGGTCTGTGCCCGCCTGGTGCTGGGCTCCTACTGCGGGGGCTGCCTCAACTCTGGGGTGCAGACAATCCTCACATTCAGCCTCCCATTCTGCAGCTCCAACCACATCAACCACTTCTTCTGTGATGTGATCCCCCTGCTCCAGCTCACTTGTACCAGCACGGCCGTCAATGAGCTGGTCTTGTTTGCTGTGTGTGGACTCATCATCGTGGGCACCACACTCGTGGTCCTCATCTCCTACGGCTACATCACAGGGACCATCCTGAGGATGCGCTCAGGAGGAGGGAGACACAAGCTCTTCTCCACCTGCGGCTCCCACATGACAGCCGTGTCCCTCTTTTACGGGATCCTTTTTGTCATGTATGCCCAGCCGGGAGCTGTGGAGTCCATGGAGCAGGGTAAGGTGGTCTCTGTCTTCTACACCCTGGTCATCCCAATGCTCAACCCCCTCATCTACAGTCTGAGAAACAAGGACGTGAAGGATGCCTTGTGGAGACTGGGGCAGAAACACACAGCCACGTGA
- the LOC110150305 gene encoding olfactory receptor 9S13-like — protein sequence MSPHRNGNFSVMPLQEFMLEGFEGGPQTQALLFTLFLALYVVAVLGNLTMIVVITLDARLHSPMYFFLKNLSFLDLCYSSVIYPKALANFLSSSKVITFAGCATQFFFFSLLATSETVLLAVMAFDRFVAICSPLHYPISMRPSVCARLVLGSYCGGCLNSILQTSFTFSLPFCSSNHIDHFFCDVPPMIQIACADTTLNELVLFGICGLFIVGTTLVVLISYGYITGTILRMRSGGGRHKLFSTCGSHMTAVSLFYGTLFVMYAQPGAVESMEQGKVVSVFYTLVIPMLNPLIYSLRNKDVQDALWRLGQRHTAT from the coding sequence ATGTCACCCCACAGAAATGGAAACTTCTCAGTGATGCCTTTGCAGGAGTTCATGCTGGAGGGATTTGAGGGAGGTCCACAGACCCAGGCCCTGCTCTTCACCCTGTTCCTGGCCCTGTACGTGGTGGCCGTCCTGGGGAACCTCACCATGATCGTGGTCATCACCCTGGATGCCCGTCTGCACTCCccaatgtacttcttcctcaagAACCTCTCCTTCCTAGATTTGTGCTACTCATCTGTCATCTACCCTAAGGCCCTGGCCAACTTCCTGTCCTCCTCCAAGGTCATCACCTTTGCAGGTTGTGCCACCcagttcttcttcttctccctGCTGGCTACTTCTGAGACTGTCCTCTTGGCCGTGATGGCCTTTGACCGCTTTGTGGCCATCTGCAGCCCCCTACACTATCCCATCTCCATGCGCCCCTCGGTCTGTGCCCGCCTGGTGCTGGGCTCCTACTGCGGGGGCTGCCTCAACTCCATCCTGCAGACCAGCTTCACATTCAGCCTCCCATTCTGCAGCTCCAACCACATTGACCACTTCTTCTGTGATGTGCCTCCTATGATCCAGATTGCCTGTGCTGACACAACCCTCAATGAGCTTGTCTTGTTTGGCATCTGTGGCCTCTTCATCGTGGGCACCACACTCGTGGTCCTCATCTCCTACGGCTACATCACAGGGACCATCCTGAGGATGCGCTCAGGAGGAGGGAGACACAAGCTCTTCTCCACCTGCGGCTCCCACATGACAGCCGTGTCCCTCTTTTATGGAACCCTTTTTGTCATGTATGCCCAGCCGGGAGCTGTGGAGTCCATGGAACAGGGCAAGGTGGTCTCTGTCTTCTACACCCTGGTCATCCCGATGCTCAACCCCCTCATCTACAGTCTGAGAAACAAGGACGTCCAGGATGCCCTGTGGAGACTGGGCCAGAGACACACAGCCACGTGA